The Aspergillus flavus chromosome 6, complete sequence nucleotide sequence TGCCATATTACTCCACTTGAGGTACTAAATTGGTATTGCCCAAAATCCGAATGGTTTTTGAGTCCTGATGCCATGGCTAAATGCCGCGAGAGCCCCTTTGGCAAGCCATCTAATCTTCTCGAATATGCCATTTGGATGGACGATGTCAAGTTGCTTGTCTTCTTACTTGAAATGGGAGAAGAATTGACTTCTAAAGATACCGATTCTGAATTCGCCGCTTTTGGAGTGCCGAATAAAACTGTCCATCTGGCTATAGCAGAGGGTCGACTCCGCTGCCTTGAAGAACTTATCAGGAGAACAGGAGCGGACCTTCCACTAGATGCTCTTGTCCGGGAAAGCGGCGTTCAGGTGCATGAAAAGCCAGGATACTACCAAGGGCTGTCTATCcatgggaagaagagagcagaCTGGGCAGCTGCTGGGCGCGGACAACTGCAGCACCACACGAATAAAAGCTCACCCTTGCTTGTTTCCGCCGTGCTAGGTAGTCTGAAGAGTACTGAATGGTACATGAGCACTGCTCCAAGCAGACATTACGTCGAATTTTCCAAGACCCACGAACAGGACCATAGGCTGAAGCTCCTAGCAAAGTCAAGCAGTGGCATTGAAAAGTCTCTCATGAGCTGGCTAAATGCAAAAAGTATGTACTCCTTATATGCCTATAGATATCTGAGTCTAACTTGTATTACGACAGGCAATCTGGTCTTGCATTGCGCCATTCTTTCTACGCCAACATTGGAGTCCCGACGCCTTGTTGAGTATCTTGTTCGGGAGGTTCCGGAATGCCTCGAGACTAGGTCCGCGGGAAGATACACGCCACTGGCCCTGGCATACTCTTTGAATAGAGCAGATTATGCAGATATTCTTATCAAAGCAGGCGCAAGCCAGACAGTTCGCGATAGCAGAGGTAACAACCTCATACATCTGTTGCTGTGTGGAATTGATGGCGACACTTCAGGAAAGCCAGGCAATATCAAGAGACTCCTTGGCTTGCTTGATCCTCGATTGGCTCCTTCCTTACTAGTGGAACGCTCATCAGATGAACCGGGATCTGTCACCCCATTCGCCCGTTGGATGCATCACGCCTATTTTAACGGATCCGATGCAGATAGGCTGATTGATATCGCACGCATTCTCCTTGAGTTTGCCGAGAGCACAGGACAGAAACACTTGGAACTTCTTGATGGCACGGGTAATACACCTGTGCACTACGCAGTAAAGCATGAACTCGTCCAGATTCTCGAGCTGATGATGGACCGTCGTCCTGACTTGCTTTATCGTGAGAATGCCACTGGAAACACACCACTagagctggaagaggacGCTTGGACACTTAAAGCAACCTCGGAACCACCTAGCTTTCGAACTCGCGATCGATCTTGGAATGGCCGCTGGATAACGGATGCAAACATGGTTGATGTGGACCCAGAGTCCTTCCTTCCTGACTTACGCCCACCGGAGAAGAGCTTGCGCGACGTATGTCATGAAAGAGCTAGCGGCCGACCGGAAAAGCGGAAGCTAGTCACCTTAAATGAAGCGAACGAGGTGGCAAAGCGACTCGCCGCACAGAAGTCCAGTCGATGGGGACAACGTCAGAGCCAAGGGTTTACAGAAACGGATCAAGTAGCGAGATGGTATGGTCGGTCTGACCGAGAGGACGAGTTGACCGACGTCATGGAAATATGAGATGCTGCTCTGGGAAGAGTGCTTGAAGGTTTAAACTTATATTATCCGTTttttttggtggtggaaCGCGGGATATGGCTTCGGCAATTGTTAGTGTGAGAGCGACCAATAGAACCtgtttaaatattaaagttACGAACATTTCAATGGAtaaatactccgtacaattAGTGTCATTCATCAAGCGCGAAATCTTCGACCCCGCTAGAACAACAAGACTAAGCCTAGAGCTAGGATAGGTAGCTTCCAGTTGCGGAGGGCGGATATTTTTCCAGCTGGTTTAGCCTGCATTTCCGCCAGTTCACGTGGATGGGGCTTAGCGGAAGGTGGCTCCACCCCCGGATTCCTCCGCCGCTTCTCCTCCATTTCCCCAGACTTATCCATGTCTATGTTCGGAACACTCTCTTAGCTTTCTTGGCAGCCGACATAGTATGCATCTATCATGCGCCAATGTGCGGGGTTAGACTGGAACGACATGAGCTTCGACTCAGAGTGCAGATAGCATGGCGGAAAAGCAtgataatctatatattccaGGCTCActcttcctccagcgagAGCCAAACCGCCAAAACTCCTGTCATTCATTGAGTAGGTACCTACTAGGTGTCTGGTCGAAATGTCGTTTGCAAAGCCAATGGAACACTCCTTGGACCTCCAAGATGATAAGATTCCTGATCCTAAGCACCAAGAGCGGGTGCCCGCAATTGTTACTATTGAGAATTTCCGGGTCTTGGGATTAGATCCGGAGGATGAGGACTTTTATCTCAATTACCCCCCGGagcggaggaagatgacTCGCCGCAAGGTTTGTATCCTCTCTACATGGTATCATAAGCCCTGCGATGCTAATTCAACTGACCAGGTCGATATCCGTCTCGTGCCGATGCTAGCAGTATTATATCTTATATCTCATCTCGATAGAGCGAACATCGGAAATGCAAAGATCGAAGGCATGATGGAAGATCTGAACCTTGATGGCATTCAATGGAACATCATATTGAGCATATTCTTTGTCCCATATGTCCTCCTTGGTAAGTTTTTGTAGGTTCTCGTTTCGATGGAGACGGTCGATCTAACTATAGACAGAGGTACCTAGCAACATGCTTCTCAAAACATTTTCTCGGCCGTCTGTTTATCTGGGAATTCTGATCGTTTCCTGGGGTATCATCATGACATTGACCGGGGTCGTGAAGAACTTCGCCGGTTTGATGGTGGTCCGTGTTCTTCTTGGTGTTTTCGAGTATGTTTGCGACCTGCAAGATATTAGGTCAGATTCTTGAGCTGACTCCAAACAGGGCAGGTTTCTTTCCCGGAGCAGTTTATCTCTGCACCCAGTGGTATATGCCGAAAGACTTGTCCACTCGGCTCGCCTATTTCTACTGTGCTAGTGCCCTGTCTGGTGCGTTCTCAGGACTGCTTGCGGCAGCTATCGCGAAGatggatggtgttggtggaTACGCAGGCTGGCGGTGGATCTTTATCATCGAGGGCTTATTTACCGTTATGCTGGGTGTGGCCTGTTTTTGGTTCCTCATTGACTCCCCTTCTCTATCCGGTCGATGGTTAGAACCAGACGAAATCCGCTTCCTCGAGTTACAGAAATTCATTAAGGAAGGAGGACAGTTCAAAGATGAGGAGCACGAGCAGCAACAACGGTCCCGATGGAAGGATCTTCTCTCGGTGATGACGAATTGGCGAATGTATATCCTAGCATATATTTTGCTATGCCAGTCCGCCTGTTCATACGGTATGTTTCTTCAGCGTTTCGACTGATCAATATACTAACGAAAGATCAGGCAACAAATTTACGCTCCCTAGTATAACCGAAGCAATGGGTTTCAGCAACACCAACGCCCAACTCATGACTGTTCCCCCCTACGTCGCCGGTGCCATCTCTGCTGTGTGCTTCTCCAGCCTCTCGGATCGGTTTTATTGGCGAATGCCGTTTGTCGTGATTCCTCTCGCCCTGCTGACGGTCGGAtatggcatcatcatctcatTCGATGGCAAATTGGAGGAAAATGTCGGTCCTAGTTT carries:
- a CDS encoding putative MFS transporter produces the protein MSFAKPMEHSLDLQDDKIPDPKHQERVPAIVTIENFRVLGLDPEDEDFYLNYPPERRKMTRRKVDIRLVPMLAVLYLISHLDRANIGNAKIEGMMEDLNLDGIQWNIILSIFFVPYVLLEVPSNMLLKTFSRPSVYLGILIVSWGIIMTLTGVVKNFAGLMVVRVLLGVFEAGFFPGAVYLCTQWYMPKDLSTRLAYFYCASALSGAFSGLLAAAIAKMDGVGGYAGWRWIFIIEGLFTVMLGVACFWFLIDSPSLSGRWLEPDEIRFLELQKFIKEGGQFKDEEHEQQQRSRWKDLLSVMTNWRMYILAYILLCQSACSYGMFLQRNKFTLPSITEAMGFSNTNAQLMTVPPYVAGAISAVCFSSLSDRFYWRMPFVVIPLALLTVGYGIIISFDGKLEENVGPSFFAVILAMIGLYPVHPATTSWTSNNLTPSNRRAIGVAFNICVGNIGGIIGSYMYMDSEKPKYYTGFGLSIAFGGSALILALILEASFWWENKKRSKMSESEVREQYTEEQLMNMGDKSPLFKYTL